The following coding sequences lie in one Alloacidobacterium dinghuense genomic window:
- a CDS encoding sodium-translocating pyrophosphatase: MSFYSSLAAFFWQATDSLNTSSDSLYLWIALAVGLLGLIAALVFARSVLSSDTGTADMQRISDAIRQGAEAFMRRQYGTIAMIAVALAIILYLGYRLSPFTAPYANKVVISFLIGATCSALAGQTGMWVSIRSNIRTASAARTSLGKALQIALRGGAVTGLIVVALSLLGVGVLFLLFGGLQHPQETPFKLVGFGFGASLVALFAQLGGGIYTKAADVGADLVGKVEAGIPEDDPRNPAVIADLVGDNVGDCAGRGADIFESTAAENVGAMILGAALYPVFGIKGILFPLIVQAINLIASIIGVSIVHSKEDEDPMHALNRGYYVTSILALVGFAVAVYYMLQGRWWLLGCGICGIITSFLFVRITEYYTETRFRPVQSIAKASLTGPATNIISGIAVGMETPAVPVIVIGCALLFSYYFGTRGLADVSTISEYSKGIYGTAIATMGMLSSAAYILAMDTFGPITDNAGGIIEMSNQPHDIREKTDKLDAAGNTTKALTKGYAIGSASLAAFLLFSAYLEAIHDIVSQRLAAAGEVLPASWSFSNVNLASVPVFVGALLGAMLTYLFSSMAIKAVGRAAQTVIQDVHQQFKENPGIMEGTSQPDYGRCVHIVTGAALKEMVLPGVLAVAMPLAVGVIFRHFSSTFNLKELADSPTIHGIPVNLSGAEAVAALLMVGTISGILLAMLMNNGGGAWDNAKKFIETGQYGGKRSEAHKAAVVGDTVGDPFKDTAGPSLHVLIKLLATVTLVLAPLFV, encoded by the coding sequence ATGTCGTTTTACTCCTCGCTGGCTGCATTTTTCTGGCAGGCCACGGATTCCTTAAACACAAGCTCTGACAGTCTCTATCTCTGGATCGCGCTCGCAGTCGGCCTCCTTGGCCTGATCGCAGCGCTGGTCTTCGCACGCTCTGTCCTCAGTTCCGACACTGGAACGGCAGACATGCAACGCATCTCCGACGCTATCCGCCAGGGAGCGGAAGCCTTTATGCGCAGGCAGTACGGTACGATCGCGATGATTGCCGTAGCACTCGCCATCATTCTTTATCTTGGCTATCGTCTCTCGCCGTTTACTGCTCCATATGCGAATAAAGTCGTCATCAGCTTCCTGATCGGCGCAACCTGCTCGGCGCTCGCAGGTCAAACGGGTATGTGGGTGTCCATTCGCTCGAACATCCGTACAGCATCGGCTGCTCGCACAAGCTTGGGAAAAGCACTGCAGATCGCGCTGCGCGGCGGCGCCGTGACAGGGCTCATCGTGGTAGCACTCTCACTGCTCGGAGTCGGCGTTCTCTTTCTTCTCTTCGGCGGACTGCAACACCCGCAGGAGACCCCGTTCAAGCTCGTCGGCTTTGGCTTTGGAGCATCCTTGGTGGCGCTCTTTGCCCAGCTCGGTGGCGGCATCTATACCAAGGCTGCTGACGTAGGCGCTGATCTGGTTGGCAAAGTCGAAGCTGGAATTCCGGAAGACGATCCCCGCAACCCGGCTGTCATTGCGGACCTCGTGGGCGACAACGTCGGCGATTGCGCAGGTCGCGGCGCAGACATCTTCGAGTCGACTGCCGCAGAGAACGTCGGCGCCATGATTCTCGGCGCTGCGCTCTACCCCGTCTTCGGAATCAAGGGCATTCTCTTCCCGCTCATCGTGCAAGCGATCAATCTCATCGCCAGCATCATCGGCGTCAGCATTGTGCACAGCAAGGAAGACGAAGATCCGATGCACGCGCTCAACCGGGGCTATTATGTCACGTCGATTCTGGCGCTCGTCGGCTTTGCGGTTGCGGTCTACTACATGCTGCAGGGACGCTGGTGGCTGCTCGGATGCGGTATCTGTGGCATCATCACCTCGTTCCTCTTCGTCCGCATCACCGAGTACTACACGGAAACGCGCTTTCGTCCGGTGCAGAGTATCGCCAAGGCCTCGCTGACCGGCCCAGCGACGAACATCATCAGCGGAATCGCCGTCGGCATGGAAACCCCCGCAGTTCCGGTCATCGTTATCGGCTGCGCACTGCTGTTCAGCTACTATTTCGGCACACGTGGATTGGCCGACGTATCCACGATTTCCGAATACTCAAAGGGCATCTATGGCACTGCCATTGCAACCATGGGCATGCTCTCTTCAGCGGCTTACATCCTGGCGATGGATACCTTCGGTCCCATCACCGACAATGCTGGCGGCATCATTGAAATGAGTAACCAGCCGCACGACATTCGCGAAAAAACCGACAAGCTTGACGCCGCCGGAAACACAACGAAGGCACTCACCAAGGGATACGCCATCGGTTCAGCCTCCCTAGCGGCCTTCCTGCTCTTCTCCGCTTACCTCGAGGCTATTCACGACATCGTTAGCCAGCGGCTCGCTGCTGCGGGCGAAGTTTTGCCGGCATCGTGGAGCTTCTCGAATGTCAACCTTGCATCGGTGCCCGTCTTCGTCGGCGCATTGCTGGGTGCAATGTTGACCTACCTTTTCTCCTCGATGGCGATCAAAGCTGTAGGCCGCGCCGCGCAAACCGTGATTCAGGATGTCCACCAGCAGTTCAAAGAGAATCCCGGCATCATGGAAGGCACGTCGCAGCCTGATTACGGACGCTGCGTCCACATCGTCACCGGAGCGGCGCTCAAGGAAATGGTCTTGCCGGGTGTGCTCGCGGTTGCGATGCCGCTCGCAGTGGGCGTCATCTTTCGACATTTCAGTTCGACCTTCAACCTCAAGGAGCTAGCCGATTCTCCAACCATCCACGGCATCCCTGTGAACCTGAGCGGAGCTGAGGCTGTTGCCGCACTGCTCATGGTCGGCACCATCTCCGGTATCTTGCTCGCTATGCTGATGAACAACGGCGGCGGCGCATGGGACAACGCCAAGAAGTTCATTGAGACTGGCCAGTATGGCGGCAAACGCTCAGAAGCGCACAAGGCTGCAGTTGTGGGCGACACGGTTGGCGATCCTTTCAAGGACACAGCCGGGCCGTCGTTGCACGTGCTCATCAAACTGCTGGCGACCGTAACACTGGTGCTGGCTCCCCTCTTCGTCTGA
- a CDS encoding PP2C family protein-serine/threonine phosphatase, translating to MTSLGRLPYVILAANAILSGLTANLYLFIALRLRTYLFFVVSVLQIPLWIAFGYLVPIATRHYHLREPAPEAGVRVDAIAILVLVILSYSFFVRFLRGEGREAFRLSNELELAHGIQKTLVPPIHLRTEQFELYGRSDPSEKVGGDLVDALELEDGSTVAYIADIAGHGLQAGILMGMLKTAARTALLDAASTDARMVLPVLMDRLNRVLPSVKEPQMYATFAGFRLNPDGSVFYALAAHPPILHYRADARSEHLSTEQFPLGLLPVDGYSSAATTMASRDLLIVVTDGILEASDKSEDEFGLIRLQEVIARHATSSLPDMATAILTAARAFGKQIDDQTLLLIRRL from the coding sequence TTGACCAGCCTGGGACGCCTCCCTTATGTGATTCTTGCGGCGAATGCAATTCTCAGCGGCCTGACGGCAAACCTGTATCTCTTCATCGCCCTACGGCTCAGGACATATCTTTTCTTTGTCGTATCAGTCCTTCAGATTCCCCTTTGGATCGCATTCGGCTACCTCGTTCCTATCGCCACTCGCCATTATCACTTGCGCGAGCCTGCCCCCGAAGCTGGCGTTCGGGTTGATGCGATTGCCATTTTGGTGCTGGTGATTCTTTCGTATTCCTTCTTCGTCCGCTTCCTTCGGGGCGAAGGCCGTGAGGCATTCCGGCTCAGCAATGAACTCGAACTGGCTCACGGTATCCAGAAGACACTCGTACCGCCGATTCATCTGCGGACAGAGCAGTTCGAACTCTACGGCCGCTCCGATCCGAGTGAGAAGGTTGGCGGCGATCTCGTCGACGCGCTCGAACTCGAAGACGGCAGCACGGTTGCCTACATCGCCGACATTGCGGGTCATGGCCTGCAGGCCGGCATCCTGATGGGAATGCTGAAGACCGCTGCGCGCACGGCCCTGCTCGATGCTGCATCAACTGATGCGCGCATGGTTTTGCCTGTGCTCATGGACAGGCTGAACCGCGTGCTCCCTAGCGTAAAAGAACCGCAGATGTATGCCACGTTCGCCGGCTTTCGTCTGAATCCCGATGGCAGCGTCTTCTACGCACTGGCCGCGCATCCGCCAATTTTGCATTACCGCGCCGACGCGCGCTCAGAGCACCTCTCAACAGAACAGTTTCCACTTGGGCTTTTGCCGGTCGACGGCTATTCTTCGGCAGCCACGACCATGGCCTCCCGCGACCTGCTCATCGTCGTAACAGATGGAATTCTTGAAGCCAGCGACAAATCTGAAGACGAGTTCGGTCTTATCCGCCTGCAGGAAGTAATCGCCCGTCACGCTACGAGCAGCCTTCCTGATATGGCAACCGCGATACTCACGGCCGCTCGCGCCTTCGGCAAACAGATTGACGACCAGACGCTGTTGCTGATCCGAAGGCTATAG
- a CDS encoding HdeD family acid-resistance protein gives MATDALSTTLKRGTGLAIAWAVILIICGFISLCLPSLAGISMAYVLATLILVAGVIHLTTAPVSGGFGGYLWRTLVGIVYIIGGIWLLMHPVIGLISFTFVLGIIFLIEGFFAIIHFFSMRKTAGSGWLLFDGVVTLLLALLILDRWPSSAAWAIATIVGVNLLISGITRLMALLAVRRFLNAAA, from the coding sequence ATGGCAACAGATGCACTCAGCACTACGCTTAAGCGCGGAACGGGGCTGGCTATTGCCTGGGCCGTAATTCTGATCATCTGCGGATTTATATCGCTATGCCTGCCGTCGCTTGCAGGAATCAGCATGGCCTACGTGCTGGCCACTTTGATCCTGGTTGCAGGCGTTATTCACTTAACTACGGCTCCAGTCAGCGGCGGATTCGGCGGTTATCTCTGGCGCACACTCGTCGGTATCGTCTACATCATTGGCGGAATCTGGCTGCTCATGCACCCGGTAATCGGATTGATTTCTTTCACATTTGTTCTTGGCATCATCTTTTTGATCGAAGGATTTTTCGCCATCATTCATTTCTTCTCGATGCGCAAGACGGCTGGTTCCGGATGGCTGTTGTTTGACGGCGTGGTTACTCTGCTTCTTGCCCTTTTGATTCTCGACCGCTGGCCTTCGAGCGCAGCCTGGGCGATTGCTACGATTGTCGGCGTAAACCTTCTCATCAGTGGAATCACGCGCCTGATGGCGCTGCTTGCGGTGCGGCGTTTTCTGAACGCGGCAGCCTAG
- a CDS encoding mechanosensitive ion channel family protein, whose amino-acid sequence MFVTPMLSLSSIFAANDVHTSYSAKFLDDLQAFAYEKLPPIVITLILAWVLSRVLKAITNRVVRITERHGAGAARLAQVRTLASVIRATGIGFIAIVAAMEILPKLGFELGPLLASAGVAGVAIGLAAQTIVKDCLNGILILIEDQYNVGDKVRLAGLTGIVESLSLRKTTVRDGDGTLYVIPNSQITTVANLTRDYSVATINVSVDFSADPDKVLALLKEVAMGVRNDPAYSDLFISDPTLLGVDTIKGSQVIYPVQLKTKADKQWAPMRETQRRIRIALAENGMLPGDPLRVYGSNFQVVGARDSEAASKPADPTAAKANEINPFTGEGL is encoded by the coding sequence ATGTTCGTGACACCTATGCTTTCGCTCTCCTCCATCTTTGCTGCAAATGACGTTCATACGTCGTATAGCGCGAAATTTCTCGATGACCTGCAGGCCTTTGCATACGAAAAACTCCCGCCAATCGTAATCACCCTGATCCTCGCATGGGTTCTTAGCCGTGTTCTGAAGGCCATCACAAATCGCGTTGTCCGCATCACCGAGCGGCATGGGGCCGGTGCAGCTCGCTTGGCGCAGGTGCGCACGCTCGCATCTGTCATCCGCGCGACAGGGATTGGATTTATCGCCATCGTTGCGGCGATGGAGATATTGCCGAAGCTGGGATTCGAGTTGGGGCCGCTGCTCGCCAGCGCCGGCGTCGCCGGGGTTGCCATAGGCCTGGCGGCACAGACAATTGTGAAAGACTGCCTGAACGGGATTCTTATTCTCATCGAAGATCAGTACAACGTTGGAGACAAAGTCCGGTTGGCGGGATTGACCGGCATCGTTGAGTCTCTTTCATTACGCAAAACCACCGTGCGCGATGGCGATGGCACGCTGTATGTTATTCCAAATTCGCAGATCACCACCGTTGCCAATCTCACCCGCGATTATTCCGTTGCAACCATCAATGTCTCGGTCGATTTCTCCGCCGATCCAGACAAAGTTCTTGCATTGCTGAAAGAAGTCGCTATGGGCGTACGCAACGATCCCGCTTACAGCGATCTCTTCATCAGCGACCCCACACTGCTTGGCGTCGACACCATCAAGGGATCGCAGGTGATCTACCCGGTGCAGCTCAAAACGAAGGCTGACAAGCAGTGGGCGCCGATGCGCGAAACACAGCGGCGCATCCGGATCGCCTTGGCCGAAAACGGGATGCTGCCGGGAGATCCGTTACGCGTTTATGGATCAAACTTTCAGGTGGTCGGCGCGCGCGACAGCGAAGCCGCATCGAAGCCGGCCGATCCAACCGCAGCCAAGGCAAATGAAATCAACCCCTTCACCGGCGAAGGCTTGTGA